In the Sarcophilus harrisii chromosome 1, mSarHar1.11, whole genome shotgun sequence genome, one interval contains:
- the LOC100924017 gene encoding olfactory receptor 7D4-like yields the protein MGPENQTSVSEFFLLGLSEKPEQQLPLFGLFLSIYMFTVVGNLLIMLAVGSDSHLHTPMYFFLSNLSLVDICLVTTLVPKMLVNLQTHTKGISYAGCFTQMYFFIIFACLDTLLLTVMAYDRFVAICHPLHYVTIMNPRICGLMVLMAWIISLLISILRILMVMQLSFCTEREISHFFCELGEVMKLSCSDTLINDILGYIVTCLLGVLPFSGILFSYSQICSSILKIPSSKGKYKAFSTCGSHLSVVSLFYGTGLGVYLSSSAVHSSWKISVASLMYSVVTPMLNPFIYSLRNKDIKESLRKFIDRTASSQ from the coding sequence ATGGgaccagaaaaccaaacaagtgTGTCAGAATTTTTCCTCCTGGGACTTTCTGAGAAGCCAGAGCAGCAACTGCCCCTCTTCGGGCTCTTCCTCAGCATATACATGTTCACTGTGGTTGGGAACCTTCTCATCATGCTGGCCGTTGGCTCTGACTCCCATCTTCACACTCCcatgtatttctttctctccaattTGTCCCTGGTAGATATCTGTCTAGTGACTACTTTGGTCCCCAAGATGTTGGTGAACCTCCAAACACATACTAAGGGTATCTCATATGCTGGATGCTTTACTCAGATGTACTTCTTCATAATTTTTGCTTGTTTAGACACCTTACTCCTTACTGTGATGGCCTATGACCGTTTTGTGGCTATCTGTCATCCTCTGCATTATGTCACCATAATGAATCCACGGATTTGTGGCCTCATGGTTCTAATGGCATGGATTATTAGTCTTCTAATCTCCATTCTCCGAATTCTAATGGTGATGCAGCTGTCTTTCTGTACAGAACGTGAAATTTCCCACTTTTTCTGTGAACTTGGTGAAGTTATGAAACTCTCTTGTTCTGATACCCTTATCAATGATATTTTAGGATATATTGTAACTTGTCTGCTAGGTGTCCTCCCCTTCTCAGGGATCCTTTTCTCTTATAGTCAAATTTGTTCCTCAATATTGAAAATACCATCATCCAAGGGAAAATATAAAGCCTTTTCTACCTGTGGGTCTCACCTCTCTGTTGTTTCATTATTCTAtggcactggacttggagtgtATCTGAGTTCCTCAGCTGTTCACTCCTCTTGGAAGATCTCAGTTGCCTCATTGATGTATTCTGTTGTCACTCCCATGCTGAATCCCTTCATTTATAGTCTAAGAAATAAGGACATAAAGGAATCCCTGAGGAAGTTCATTGACAGAACAGCCTCTTCTCAGTGA